The Limnochorda sp. LNt genome includes a region encoding these proteins:
- a CDS encoding DUF58 domain-containing protein, whose translation MLDERWLTGLGRLRIASHLSASGGAPAWRPVRRAGEGWDFLSHREYMPGDDYRAIDWKALARLDRPYVRVHARESDLLVELALDDSLSMAEPDAGKWAFARQLAACLGVVALTSGERVRLITSSTHASLAAPDARAEPLLRGSHPAALSQLLRALQAVRPGGEVDWGAWAARIVQGAPGPAVTVLISDLLSPVEAVESALQALTLAHRDVVVVHVLSPGEMRPAASGELRLVDVESGQTLAVRLDAPTLARYEALVRDWQGRLAAFARRRRIRYVLVPSEGSAYAAVSVRLREAGVVR comes from the coding sequence ATGCTCGATGAGCGGTGGCTGACAGGACTCGGTCGCCTGCGCATCGCCTCCCATCTATCGGCGTCAGGCGGCGCGCCCGCATGGCGCCCCGTCCGGCGGGCCGGCGAGGGGTGGGACTTCCTGAGCCACCGCGAGTACATGCCGGGCGACGACTACCGCGCCATCGACTGGAAGGCCCTGGCGAGGCTCGACCGGCCCTACGTCCGCGTGCACGCCCGCGAGTCGGACCTGCTGGTGGAGCTGGCGCTGGACGACAGCCTCTCCATGGCCGAGCCCGATGCCGGCAAATGGGCGTTCGCACGCCAGCTGGCCGCCTGCCTGGGGGTCGTGGCCCTGACCTCGGGCGAGCGGGTGCGCCTGATCACGTCGTCCACCCATGCCTCCCTTGCCGCTCCGGACGCACGGGCGGAGCCCTTGCTCAGGGGCAGCCACCCTGCGGCGCTGTCGCAGCTGCTGCGGGCGCTGCAGGCCGTACGCCCGGGCGGCGAGGTGGACTGGGGCGCCTGGGCGGCACGCATCGTGCAGGGTGCCCCGGGCCCGGCCGTCACCGTGCTCATCAGCGATCTGCTGTCGCCCGTCGAGGCCGTCGAGTCCGCCCTGCAGGCCCTGACGCTGGCGCACCGTGACGTGGTGGTCGTACACGTGCTCTCTCCGGGCGAGATGCGGCCGGCAGCCTCGGGGGAGCTTCGGCTCGTCGACGTCGAGTCGGGCCAGACGCTGGCCGTCCGACTCGACGCTCCCACCCTGGCCCGCTACGAGGCCCTCGTGCGCGACTGGCAGGGCCGTCTCGCCGCCTTCGCCAGGCGCCGGCGCATCCGGTACGTCCTGGTGCCCTCCGAGGGATCGGCCTATGCAGCCGTCAGCGTACGCCTGAGGGAGGCGGGCGTGGTGCGATGA
- a CDS encoding AAA family ATPase, with protein MRRVREALASVVVGQDEVIEEVLLALMAGGHVLLEGLPGLGKTLLVKSLAAATDLRFSRIQFTPDLMPADIVGTQVLIDDPGHGRRTFQFQPGPIFAQVVLADEINRATPKTQSALLEAMQEQRVTVAGAEYRLEAPFFVLATQNPIEMEGTYPLPEAQLDRFLFKVKVGYPSRDELARILDRTTGESPPPIRPVLSREQMLEVQRVVRWVAMSPEVKEAILDLVASTHPETSDLEAVRQFVRYGASPRGAQALVLAAKARAVLRERTHVSFDDVRAVALPALRHRIILNFQGHAEEVDVDRTLESAWQAVMARGAGRRHAR; from the coding sequence ATGCGACGGGTCAGGGAGGCGCTCGCCTCGGTCGTCGTCGGCCAGGACGAGGTGATCGAGGAGGTGCTGCTGGCGCTGATGGCAGGGGGGCATGTCTTGCTGGAGGGCCTGCCGGGCCTCGGCAAGACCCTGCTGGTCAAGTCGCTGGCCGCCGCCACCGACCTGCGGTTCTCGCGGATCCAGTTCACGCCGGATCTGATGCCCGCCGACATCGTGGGGACCCAGGTGCTCATCGACGATCCCGGGCACGGGCGCCGCACGTTCCAGTTCCAGCCAGGCCCCATCTTCGCCCAGGTGGTGCTGGCCGACGAGATCAATCGCGCGACGCCCAAGACCCAGTCGGCCCTGCTCGAGGCGATGCAGGAGCAGCGGGTGACGGTGGCGGGCGCCGAGTACCGGCTCGAGGCGCCGTTCTTCGTGCTGGCCACCCAAAACCCCATCGAGATGGAGGGCACCTATCCCCTGCCCGAAGCCCAGCTCGACCGCTTTCTCTTCAAGGTGAAGGTGGGCTACCCGTCGCGCGATGAGCTCGCCCGTATCCTGGACCGCACCACGGGCGAGTCGCCCCCGCCGATCCGTCCGGTGCTGTCGAGAGAGCAGATGCTGGAGGTGCAGCGGGTCGTGCGGTGGGTGGCCATGTCCCCGGAGGTCAAGGAGGCGATCCTGGACCTGGTGGCCTCGACGCACCCCGAGACATCCGACCTCGAGGCGGTTCGCCAGTTCGTCCGCTACGGGGCCAGTCCCAGGGGCGCTCAGGCCCTGGTGCTGGCGGCCAAGGCCCGTGCGGTGCTCCGCGAGCGCACGCACGTCAGCTTCGACGACGTCCGCGCGGTGGCGCTGCCAGCGCTGCGGCACCGCATCATCCTCAACTTCCAGGGCCACGCCGAGGAGGTCGACGTGGACCGGACGCTCGAGAGCGCATGGCAGGCGGTGATGGCCAGGGGGGCCGGCCGGCGCCATGCTCGATGA
- a CDS encoding pyruvoyl-dependent arginine decarboxylase, producing the protein MLPLPTKFTLAAGAAEGETALNAFDNALLAAGVGNLNLVRVSSILPAGARLVDYLDLPPGTLTPTAYGSIVSDTPGELIAAAVAVAISEQGFGVIMEFSGRCSRQEAESRVRQMAEEALRGRGLAVRQLHVRAVEHRVERIGCAMAAVALWD; encoded by the coding sequence ATGCTGCCACTTCCCACCAAGTTCACGCTGGCAGCCGGGGCGGCCGAGGGGGAGACGGCCCTCAACGCGTTCGACAACGCGCTGCTGGCGGCCGGCGTGGGCAACCTCAACCTGGTGCGGGTCTCGAGCATTCTCCCCGCTGGTGCCCGGCTGGTCGACTACCTGGACCTGCCGCCGGGGACGCTGACGCCGACGGCCTACGGCAGCATCGTCAGCGATACGCCGGGAGAGCTCATCGCGGCAGCCGTCGCGGTGGCCATCAGCGAGCAAGGCTTCGGGGTCATCATGGAGTTCTCGGGCCGGTGCTCTCGGCAGGAGGCCGAGTCCCGGGTGCGGCAGATGGCGGAGGAGGCCCTGCGAGGCCGGGGCCTGGCTGTCCGGCAGCTGCACGTGCGGGCGGTGGAGCACCGGGTGGAGCGGATCGGCTGCGCCATGGCGGCCGTCGCGTTGTGGGACTGA
- the speE gene encoding polyamine aminopropyltransferase, with translation MDLWFTEKQLPTVGLSCRVVRTLEVRQTAYQHLAVLETEPWGRMLVLDGMIQLTVADEFVYHEMLAHVPLVAHGQARRVLVVGGGDGGTVREVLRHPEVEEVVLAEIDPEVVEVCQRHFPETAACLDDPRVRLAIGDGIAHVAEHPDTYDVILVDSTEPVGKAVGLFGESFYASCRQALRPGGLMVAQTESPFYNPQLIARCHVAMRQAFGNARLYLAPVPTYPSGLWSFMAASLGPDPSVPAGEAGGTPSGLRYYSREVHRAAFVLPPFVHALLQGEREPAVTGEGLG, from the coding sequence ATGGATCTCTGGTTCACGGAGAAGCAGTTGCCCACCGTCGGCCTCAGTTGCCGCGTCGTCCGCACGCTGGAAGTGCGTCAGACCGCCTATCAGCACCTCGCGGTCCTGGAGACGGAGCCCTGGGGCCGGATGCTGGTGCTGGACGGCATGATCCAGCTCACCGTCGCCGACGAGTTCGTCTACCACGAGATGCTGGCCCACGTCCCGCTCGTCGCACATGGACAGGCCCGCCGGGTGCTGGTGGTGGGCGGCGGTGACGGGGGCACGGTGCGGGAGGTGCTGCGCCACCCCGAGGTCGAGGAGGTGGTGCTGGCCGAGATCGACCCCGAAGTGGTCGAGGTATGTCAGCGGCACTTCCCCGAGACGGCGGCTTGCCTGGACGATCCCAGGGTGCGCCTGGCCATCGGCGACGGCATCGCCCACGTAGCCGAGCATCCCGACACCTACGACGTCATCCTGGTCGACTCGACGGAGCCCGTGGGCAAGGCGGTGGGGCTCTTCGGCGAGTCGTTCTACGCCAGTTGCCGGCAGGCGCTGCGGCCCGGCGGCTTGATGGTGGCGCAGACGGAGTCGCCCTTCTACAACCCGCAGCTCATCGCCCGATGCCACGTGGCCATGCGGCAGGCGTTCGGTAACGCCCGCCTCTACCTGGCGCCGGTGCCCACCTATCCGAGCGGGTTGTGGAGCTTCATGGCCGCGTCGCTGGGTCCCGACCCATCCGTGCCGGCAGGCGAGGCCGGCGGGACGCCGTCGGGCCTGCGCTACTACTCGCGGGAGGTGCACCGGGCGGCCTTCGTGCTCCCGCCCTTCGTGCACGCGCTGCTGCAGGGGGAGCGTGAGCCAGCGGTGACGGGGGAGGGGTTGGGGTGA
- the speB gene encoding agmatinase — protein MTAPSGSPAVWQRTAPFLGADAPLQEAAQVIVGAPLDHTTSFRPGTREGPRRIREVSDGLESYSPRQGAAIEDAMVADAGDLVLPWGDVEASLAAIERAVGDLVEAGKRPVVLGGEHLLTLGAVRAVAARWPDLIIVQLDAHLDLRDDYLGQPLSHATVMRRVAEVLAGGASPGALGRLVQLGVRSGTADEWAAHARTLRVPGGLVEAARRVVGELGGRPFYLSIDIDVTDPAFAPGTGTPEPGGPTSSEVIEAVACLAQAGPVAVDLVEVCPAKDPSDVTALLAAKLTREILVAPVRTGPSVGTRGRDD, from the coding sequence GTGACGGCCCCATCGGGGTCGCCCGCGGTCTGGCAGCGGACGGCCCCCTTCCTGGGGGCCGACGCGCCTCTCCAGGAGGCCGCTCAGGTCATCGTGGGAGCGCCTCTCGACCACACCACCAGCTTTCGGCCTGGCACGCGGGAGGGTCCCCGGCGTATCCGGGAGGTCTCGGACGGGCTCGAGTCGTACAGCCCCCGCCAGGGGGCGGCCATCGAGGATGCCATGGTCGCCGATGCGGGCGACCTGGTCCTGCCCTGGGGGGACGTGGAGGCATCGCTGGCAGCCATCGAGCGGGCGGTGGGCGACCTGGTCGAAGCGGGCAAGCGCCCCGTCGTCCTCGGTGGCGAGCACCTGCTGACCCTGGGCGCCGTGCGGGCGGTGGCGGCGCGGTGGCCGGATCTGATCATCGTGCAGCTGGACGCCCATCTGGACCTGCGCGACGACTACCTGGGCCAGCCCCTCTCCCATGCGACGGTGATGCGGCGGGTGGCCGAGGTGCTGGCCGGCGGGGCCTCCCCGGGCGCGCTCGGGAGGCTGGTCCAGCTGGGGGTGCGCTCGGGCACGGCGGACGAGTGGGCCGCGCATGCCAGGACGCTCCGGGTCCCGGGCGGCCTGGTGGAGGCCGCTCGCCGTGTGGTCGGCGAGCTCGGGGGGCGTCCTTTCTACCTGAGCATCGACATCGACGTGACCGACCCGGCTTTCGCCCCGGGTACCGGCACGCCGGAGCCGGGGGGGCCCACGTCCTCCGAGGTGATCGAGGCGGTGGCTTGCCTGGCGCAGGCCGGTCCTGTGGCCGTCGATCTGGTGGAGGTGTGCCCGGCCAAGGATCCCTCCGACGTCACGGCCTTGCTGGCGGCCAAGCTGACCCGGGAGATCCTGGTCGCGCCGGTCAGGACCGGCCCGTCCGTCGGGACGCGGGGGCGAGACGATTGA
- the argS gene encoding arginine--tRNA ligase, producing MRSALDVKRALGDAVVASLQALSREQGLGPLPAEWEDRARAIEVPKDPAFGDFASGAAMATAGHFHMPPRRIAEALAERLRSLAGAGGGAAPLPPSLQLTSVEVAGPGFVNMRLDGRWLLEVASSLLRDGPRSGVPDIGQGRRVQIEFVSANPTGPMNVVNARAAAVGDAMARLLEAVGFRVTREYYVNDAGRQARLFAESVAARMAEILGEPHLFPEDGYPGEYVREIAEELLREEPTLARVAPAERLERLRDAAVDRMLGRQRGDLEAFGVHFDVWFRERALHEQGRVQQVLQELERRGFLYEAEGARWLRSTAFGDDKDRVVVKSDGALTYLASDIAYHDDKFRRGFDLVIDIWGPDHHGYVARMKAAMQALGYAPERLEIVILQLVSLVRGGEAVRMSKRAGEFVTLAELLDEVGADAARYFFLQRSPESPVEVDLDLATLQSMDNPVYYVQYAHARICSVFRQAEAEGVEPLGEVTAQQLAPLQSPHEQAVLKALAAYAEEVRDAALRREPQRIVQYVYQLASAFHSFYHEYRLLDPDPSTRRARLALAEATRRVLADALGLLGISAPDRM from the coding sequence TTGCGCAGCGCACTCGACGTCAAGCGAGCGCTGGGCGACGCGGTGGTGGCGAGCCTGCAGGCGCTGTCGCGGGAGCAGGGGCTAGGCCCGTTGCCTGCCGAGTGGGAGGACCGGGCCCGGGCCATCGAGGTGCCCAAGGACCCGGCCTTCGGCGACTTCGCGAGCGGTGCGGCCATGGCGACCGCCGGCCACTTTCACATGCCGCCCCGGCGCATCGCCGAGGCCCTGGCCGAGCGCCTGCGCTCCCTCGCCGGGGCCGGCGGCGGCGCGGCTCCCCTGCCGCCATCCCTGCAGCTCACGTCGGTCGAGGTGGCCGGGCCGGGCTTCGTCAACATGCGGCTCGACGGGCGATGGCTGTTGGAGGTGGCCTCCAGCCTGCTGCGCGACGGCCCGCGCTCGGGCGTGCCCGACATCGGCCAGGGGCGTCGTGTCCAGATCGAGTTCGTCAGCGCCAACCCCACCGGCCCGATGAACGTCGTCAACGCGCGTGCCGCCGCGGTGGGCGACGCGATGGCGCGCCTCTTGGAGGCCGTGGGATTTCGCGTGACCCGGGAGTACTACGTCAACGACGCCGGCCGACAGGCCAGACTTTTCGCCGAGTCGGTGGCGGCACGCATGGCGGAGATCCTGGGCGAGCCGCACCTCTTCCCCGAGGATGGGTACCCGGGCGAGTACGTACGCGAGATCGCCGAGGAGCTCCTACGGGAGGAGCCGACCCTCGCCCGCGTCGCCCCGGCGGAGCGCCTCGAGCGCCTGCGGGACGCGGCCGTCGACCGCATGCTGGGGCGCCAGCGCGGGGATCTGGAGGCCTTCGGCGTCCACTTCGACGTGTGGTTCCGCGAGCGGGCCCTGCACGAGCAGGGGCGCGTCCAGCAGGTGCTGCAGGAGCTGGAGCGCCGGGGGTTCCTCTACGAGGCCGAGGGCGCTCGCTGGCTGCGCTCGACGGCCTTCGGCGACGACAAGGACCGCGTGGTGGTCAAGAGCGACGGTGCGCTGACCTACCTGGCCAGCGACATCGCCTACCACGACGACAAGTTCCGCCGGGGCTTCGACCTCGTCATCGACATCTGGGGGCCCGATCACCACGGCTACGTGGCCCGGATGAAGGCCGCCATGCAGGCGCTGGGCTACGCCCCGGAGCGCCTGGAGATCGTCATCCTGCAACTGGTCTCCCTGGTGAGGGGGGGCGAGGCCGTCCGCATGTCCAAGCGGGCGGGCGAGTTCGTCACCCTGGCGGAGCTGCTGGACGAGGTCGGGGCCGACGCGGCGCGCTACTTCTTCCTCCAGCGCAGTCCGGAGAGTCCCGTCGAGGTCGACCTCGATCTGGCCACGCTGCAGAGCATGGACAATCCCGTCTACTACGTGCAGTACGCGCACGCCCGCATCTGCAGCGTCTTCCGGCAGGCCGAGGCGGAGGGGGTCGAGCCGCTCGGCGAGGTGACGGCGCAGCAGCTGGCTCCGCTGCAGTCGCCTCACGAGCAGGCCGTGCTCAAGGCGCTGGCCGCCTACGCCGAGGAGGTGCGCGACGCGGCCCTGCGCCGCGAGCCGCAGCGGATCGTCCAGTACGTCTACCAGCTGGCGTCGGCCTTTCACAGCTTCTACCACGAGTACCGGCTGCTGGACCCGGACCCCTCCACGCGACGAGCTCGCCTGGCCCTGGCCGAGGCGACCCGCCGGGTGCTGGCCGATGCGCTGGGGCTCTTGGGCATCTCGGCGCCCGATCGGATGTGA
- a CDS encoding DUF624 domain-containing protein, whose translation MGESLARAGRALARGFRLSYDYLGMVLVGSSLYFVVGLAPAILTLTAALQVPSLVTLLPFLGTLVLLTLPGFTALLAVSRQLAEGEEVPALRGLWRAFRTHFVKAAALAAAGCLILLVLAADLLFFLQAGSAVVRALAGMWVWLLIFALTVTIWAPAVMVWLGKGVGSALRQAALIVLDNLVVTWIVVAVLGVLGIVSTLLGAPLLLLFGGMSAFLVTAAMEAILDRYRSLQADGKAGEQR comes from the coding sequence TTGGGTGAGTCGCTGGCCCGCGCGGGCAGGGCGCTGGCGCGGGGATTCCGGCTCAGCTACGACTACCTGGGGATGGTGCTGGTCGGCTCGTCCCTCTACTTCGTCGTCGGGCTGGCGCCGGCCATCCTCACCCTCACCGCCGCCCTCCAGGTGCCGTCGCTGGTGACGCTGCTCCCCTTCCTGGGCACCCTCGTCCTGCTGACCCTGCCGGGCTTCACCGCGTTGCTCGCGGTCAGCCGGCAGCTGGCCGAGGGCGAGGAGGTGCCGGCGCTTCGCGGGTTGTGGCGCGCCTTTCGCACCCACTTCGTCAAGGCGGCGGCCCTGGCCGCGGCCGGATGCCTCATCCTGCTGGTGCTGGCGGCGGACCTGCTCTTCTTCCTGCAGGCAGGCTCGGCGGTGGTGCGGGCGCTGGCGGGCATGTGGGTCTGGCTGCTCATCTTCGCGTTGACGGTGACGATCTGGGCGCCGGCCGTGATGGTGTGGCTGGGCAAGGGCGTCGGGTCCGCGCTGCGGCAGGCGGCCCTCATCGTGCTGGACAACCTGGTCGTGACGTGGATCGTGGTGGCGGTCCTGGGCGTGCTCGGCATCGTCAGTACGCTCTTGGGAGCGCCGTTGCTGCTGCTCTTCGGCGGGATGAGCGCGTTCTTGGTGACGGCGGCCATGGAGGCCATCCTGGACCGCTACCGGTCCCTCCAAGCGGATGGAAAGGCGGGAGAACAGCGTTGA
- a CDS encoding CTP synthase, with protein sequence MKTADGERSPLPTRTGSTRFIFVTGGVVSSLGKGITTASIGRLLKSRGLRVSIAKLDPYINIDPGTMSPLQHGEVFVTDDGAETDLDLGHYERFVDESLSRDHNVTAGTIYWSVIGKERRGDFLGGTVQVIPHVTNEIKQRILRLRGEPPADVVIVEVGGTVGDIESLPFLEAIRQLRSDLGRDSCFYVHVTLVPYLRATGELKTKPTQHSVRELRSIGISPDAIICRSEQPLGDDIKSKIALFCDVEPRAVIPNPDADTIYAVPLTFARAGLDQILIDRLKLPATHPLDMSEWEEMVDHIRHPRHHVQVAIVGKYVSLPDAYLSVVEALRHGGIANDAGVEIRWIDAEQLEEDGSDLDATFTGVDGILVPGGFGSRGIEGKIRAARYAREHGIPYLGLCLGMQVAVIEVARHVCGLAGANSTEFDPQTPHPVVDLLPDQRGVSEKGGTMRLGLYPCHLAPGSLSRAIYQADLIHERHRHRYEINNAYRQLLERCGVRWAGVSPDGALVEMMELEAHPFFIGSQFHPELRSRPTRPHPLFRAFVRAAMEHRRGASLRLVSR encoded by the coding sequence TTGAAGACGGCGGACGGCGAACGAAGCCCGCTGCCGACGAGGACGGGGTCGACCCGCTTCATCTTCGTGACGGGAGGCGTCGTCTCCAGCCTGGGCAAGGGGATCACCACGGCCTCCATCGGCCGGCTGCTCAAGAGCCGGGGGCTGCGTGTCAGCATCGCCAAGCTCGACCCCTACATCAACATCGACCCGGGTACGATGAGCCCGTTGCAGCACGGAGAGGTCTTCGTCACCGACGACGGGGCGGAGACGGACCTGGATCTGGGGCACTACGAGCGCTTCGTCGACGAGAGCCTCTCGCGGGATCACAACGTGACGGCCGGCACCATCTACTGGTCCGTCATCGGCAAGGAGCGGCGGGGCGACTTCCTGGGCGGTACGGTCCAGGTGATCCCGCACGTCACCAACGAGATCAAGCAGCGGATCCTGCGACTGCGCGGCGAGCCGCCAGCCGACGTCGTCATCGTCGAAGTGGGCGGCACGGTGGGAGACATCGAGAGCCTGCCCTTCCTGGAGGCCATCCGCCAGCTGCGCTCCGACCTGGGACGGGACAGCTGCTTCTATGTCCACGTGACCCTGGTGCCGTACCTGCGCGCGACGGGCGAGCTCAAGACCAAGCCGACCCAGCACAGCGTGCGCGAGCTTCGCAGCATCGGGATCAGCCCCGACGCCATCATCTGCCGGTCGGAGCAGCCCCTCGGCGACGACATCAAGTCCAAGATCGCCCTCTTCTGCGACGTCGAGCCCCGAGCGGTCATCCCCAATCCTGATGCCGACACCATCTACGCCGTGCCCCTCACCTTCGCCCGTGCGGGGCTGGATCAGATCCTCATCGACCGCCTCAAGCTGCCGGCGACCCATCCGCTGGACATGTCGGAGTGGGAGGAGATGGTGGACCACATCCGCCATCCCCGCCACCACGTGCAGGTGGCCATCGTGGGCAAGTACGTCAGCCTGCCCGATGCCTATCTCTCGGTGGTGGAGGCCCTCCGACACGGCGGGATCGCCAATGACGCCGGCGTGGAGATCCGGTGGATCGACGCGGAGCAGCTGGAAGAGGACGGGAGCGACCTGGACGCAACTTTCACCGGGGTGGACGGTATCCTGGTACCGGGAGGCTTCGGCAGTCGAGGCATCGAGGGCAAGATCCGCGCGGCCCGCTACGCGCGGGAGCACGGGATTCCCTACCTGGGACTCTGCCTGGGCATGCAGGTGGCCGTCATCGAGGTGGCGCGGCACGTCTGTGGTCTGGCGGGGGCCAACAGTACGGAGTTCGACCCGCAGACGCCGCATCCCGTCGTCGACCTCCTGCCCGACCAGCGGGGCGTCTCGGAGAAGGGCGGCACGATGCGGCTGGGACTCTACCCGTGCCACCTGGCACCGGGGAGCCTGAGCCGGGCCATCTACCAGGCCGACCTGATCCATGAGCGACACCGGCATCGCTACGAGATCAACAACGCGTACCGGCAACTCCTGGAACGTTGCGGCGTGCGGTGGGCGGGGGTCTCCCCCGATGGCGCCCTGGTGGAGATGATGGAGCTGGAGGCGCATCCCTTCTTCATCGGCAGCCAGTTTCACCCGGAGCTGAGGTCGCGACCGACGCGTCCCCACCCTCTGTTCCGGGCATTCGTGCGGGCGGCCATGGAGCACCGCAGGGGAGCCTCCCTGCGCCTTGTGAGCCGGTAG
- a CDS encoding bifunctional nuclease family protein, with translation MLRMKVKVVGIDQNTMVPVVVITDSDEKGFIPIVIGPPEAQAITLALEGSRPPRPLTHDLMKNLLETLGAKVERVVISELREETYYARIYLRTKDGHVDVDARPSDAIALALRTDAPIFISEEVAAKALIASKPIDDEEMEEFRRFLEKLTPEDFQKHLQ, from the coding sequence ATGCTCCGCATGAAGGTCAAGGTCGTCGGGATCGATCAAAATACCATGGTCCCCGTGGTGGTCATCACCGACAGCGACGAGAAGGGGTTCATCCCCATCGTCATCGGGCCGCCCGAGGCTCAGGCCATCACCCTGGCTCTGGAGGGCAGCCGACCCCCTCGTCCCCTGACCCACGACCTGATGAAGAATCTCCTGGAGACCCTGGGCGCGAAGGTGGAGCGGGTCGTCATCTCGGAGCTGCGCGAGGAGACCTACTATGCCCGCATCTACCTCAGGACCAAGGACGGGCACGTCGATGTCGACGCGCGTCCCAGCGACGCCATCGCGCTGGCCCTTCGCACGGACGCCCCCATCTTCATCTCCGAAGAGGTCGCAGCCAAGGCGCTCATCGCCAGCAAGCCCATCGACGACGAGGAGATGGAGGAGTTCCGCCGGTTCCTGGAAAAGCTGACGCCGGAGGACTTCCAGAAGCATCTCCAGTAG
- the rho gene encoding transcription termination factor Rho, producing MTIAELQAKSNTELHELAKGLGVTGYTKLRKRDLIREILRAETEKEGLTLVDGILEILPDGYGFLRVAGYTPGPNDVYVSPSQIRRFSLRTGDSVLGQVRPPKDSERYHALLKVVAVNMLDPDRALNRPLFDDLTPVYPQERIKLEVGPKEIAMRLMDIISPLGKGQRGLIVSPPKAGKTTVLKKIANSISVNHPEIDLIVLLVDERPEEVTDMRRSVDGEVVASTFDLPPENHVRVADLVLERAKRLVEHGRDVVLLLDSLTRLARANNLVVPPSGRTLSGGVDPAALHKPKRFFGAARKLEEGGSLTILATALVDTGSRMDEVIYEEFKGTGNMEVHLDRRLAERRIFPAIDIYRSGTRNEELLLSDREQDTMFILRKALSSLGTAETTDLLIDRLLHTKSNQEFCDLILKSTFAENVRA from the coding sequence GTGACCATTGCCGAACTTCAGGCCAAGAGCAACACGGAGCTCCACGAGCTGGCCAAGGGGTTGGGGGTGACGGGCTACACCAAGCTGCGCAAGCGGGACCTGATCCGGGAGATCCTGCGAGCCGAGACGGAGAAAGAAGGCCTGACGCTGGTCGACGGCATCCTGGAGATCCTGCCGGACGGGTACGGCTTCCTGCGGGTGGCGGGCTACACGCCGGGTCCCAACGACGTCTACGTCTCGCCCTCCCAGATCCGTCGGTTCAGCCTCCGCACCGGGGACTCGGTCCTCGGACAGGTGCGGCCTCCCAAGGACAGCGAGCGCTATCACGCGCTGCTCAAGGTCGTCGCCGTCAACATGCTCGACCCCGACCGGGCCCTCAACCGGCCTCTCTTCGACGACCTCACCCCCGTCTACCCGCAGGAGCGCATCAAGCTCGAGGTGGGCCCCAAGGAGATCGCCATGCGGCTCATGGACATCATCTCGCCGCTCGGCAAGGGCCAGCGAGGGCTCATCGTCTCCCCGCCCAAGGCAGGAAAGACGACGGTTCTCAAGAAAATCGCCAACAGCATAAGCGTCAACCACCCGGAGATCGACCTCATCGTGCTGCTGGTAGACGAGCGGCCCGAGGAGGTCACCGACATGCGACGCTCGGTGGACGGCGAGGTGGTGGCCTCGACGTTCGACCTGCCGCCGGAGAATCACGTCCGGGTGGCGGACCTGGTGCTGGAGCGGGCCAAGCGCCTGGTGGAGCACGGGCGGGACGTGGTGCTGCTGCTCGACAGCCTGACGCGCCTGGCCCGGGCCAACAATCTGGTGGTGCCGCCGAGCGGGCGCACGCTCTCGGGCGGTGTCGACCCGGCGGCGCTTCACAAGCCCAAGCGCTTCTTCGGGGCCGCCCGCAAGTTGGAGGAGGGCGGGAGCCTGACCATCCTGGCCACCGCCCTGGTCGACACCGGCAGCCGCATGGACGAGGTGATCTACGAGGAGTTCAAGGGTACGGGCAACATGGAGGTGCACCTGGACCGGCGCCTCGCGGAGCGGCGGATCTTCCCCGCCATCGACATCTACCGGTCCGGCACCCGCAACGAGGAGCTGCTGCTGTCCGATCGGGAGCAGGACACCATGTTCATCCTGCGCAAGGCCCTGAGCTCCCTTGGGACCGCCGAGACCACGGACCTGCTCATCGACCGGCTGCTGCACACCAAGAGCAACCAGGAGTTCTGCGATCTCATCCTCAAGTCGACCTTCGCGGAGAACGTCCGGGCCTGA